The Hymenobacter sp. DG25A nucleotide sequence CTAGGGCGCATTCGCGCGGCCCGGGTTCAACCCTCTTTTACTACTTCAGCCTCATGAAAACTGTAACTATCATCGGTGTCGGGCTCATTGGCGGCTCACTGGCCATCAGCCTCCGGCAGAAAGGATTAGCCAGCCACATTATTGGGGTAGACCACAGCCCCGAAAACCTGCTGCAGGCCCGGCAGCTACAGCTGATTGACGAAGGCACCCCGGACCTGATCAGCGCCGTGCGCCGGGCCGACCTGGTGGTAGTGGCCGTGCCCATGGATGCCATGCTCACGGTGCTGCCCCAGGTTTTGGATGCGGTGAAAAACCAGGTAGTTATCGACGTGGGCTCTACCAAATCCATGCTGCTGACCGCTGTGGCCGGGCATCCCAAGCGGGGCCGTTTCGTGGCCGTGCACCCCATGGCCGGCACCGAATACTCCGGCCCGGAAGCCGCCGTGCCGGAACTGTTCACCGACAAAACCTTGGTTATCTGCGACGCCGAACAGAGTGATGCTGATGCCGTGGCGCAGGTGCAAAGCCTCTTCGAACAGCTGCAGATGAACATTGAGTACCTCGATGCGGCTGCTCATGATTTGCATACGGCGTACGTGTCACACATTTCCCATATCACGTCTTTCGCACTGGCCCTCACCGTATTAGAAAAGGAAAAGGAAGAGCAGCAGATTTTTGCCCTGGCCAGCGGGGGCTTCGCCTCCACCGTGCGCCTGGCCAAAAGCTCCCCCGATATGTGGGTGCCCATCTTCCGCCAGAACCGCGTGAACGTGCTGGATGTACTCGATGAGCACATTCACCAGCTGCAGCACCTGCGCCAGCTCATTGCCCAGGAAGACTACGCCGCCGTGTACCAGCAGATCCAGCAAGCCAACCTCATTAAGAAAATTCTGAAGTAACGCTCACTGTAAGAACGTCATGTCGAGCGCAGTCGAGACATCTCGCTAGTGTGGTAAACCTAATTACTACTACTACATCAGCACGCGAGATGTCTCGACTCCGCTCGACATGACCGGTACAAGGCATCATTTTTCTACAAAACTCAAAAACCAGCCATACATCATGCAATCTGCCCTTTTCAACCGCCAGCCAGACGATAAGCCTTACCTGATTTCCGGACCCTGCTCCGCCGAAACCGAAGAGCAGGTGCTGGATACCTGCCAGCGCCTGGCCGCCACCGGCAAGGTGCAGGCCCTGCGCGCCGGCATCTGGAAGCCCCGCACCAAGCCCGGCGGCTTTGAGGGCGTGGGCACCAAGGGCCTGCCCTGGCTCAAGAAAGCCAGTGAGCTGACGGGCCTGCCGATAGCCGTAGAAGTAGCCACCGCCAAGCACGTGGAAGACTGCTTGGCCTTTGGGGTAGATATTTTGTGGGTGGGCGCCCGCACCACCGGCAACCCGTTTTCGGTGCAGGAAATTGCCAACGTGCTGCGCGGCGTGCAGGTACCGGTGCTGGTGAAAAACCCCATTCACCCGGAGCTGGAGCTGTGGGTGGGCGCCGTGGAGCGCCTGCAAAAGGCCGGGCTGGAAAAAGTGGGCCTCATTCACCGGGGCTTCAGCAGCTACGGCAACACCGACTACCGCAACGCGCCCATGTGGCACCTGCCCATCGAGATGAAGCGCCGCCAACCGGAAATGCCGCTGCTCTGCGACCCCAGCCACATCTGCGGCCGCCGCGATACGCTCTTCGCCGTGGCCCAGCAGGCCCTCAACCTGGGCTTCGATGGCAACATGATTGAGAGCCATCAGAACCCCGACGCGGCCTGGAGCGACGCCAAGCAGCAAATCACGCCCGAAGTACTGAAGGACCTGATTCAGGATTTGGTGTGGCGCCACGAAACCACCAACCAGCGCGAGTTCCTGACGGCCCTGGCCAGCCTGCGCGAGCAAATCAACCAGCTCGATGCCGAAATTATCCAGCTGCTGGGTCGCCGCATGGGCGTGGCCGAAAAAATAGGCGAGTACAAGAAGGAAAACGACATCACCATCCTGCAGACCAGCCGCTGGAACGAAGTGCTGGAGCGCGCCCAGCGCCAGGGCACGTCTGTGGGACTCACCCCGGAGTTTGTAGAGCAGTATTTCGCCGCCGTGCACCTGGAGTCCATCAACCGGCAGAACGCCATAATGAACCGGGAGTAAAGAGCTTCTCTTATCCTAAATCACTCACAGTTCTTCTGTCATCCTGAGCCCCGCGAAGGATCTTATCATGGCTAAACGACAAGCGTCACAACGACTCGTTCTTACCTGATAAGGTCCTTCGCCAAGCTCAGGATGACAGCTGTTTTTGAAGGAGTTGGAAGAAGAGATTTGTAGGAGTAGACAGCTGCCGTTTTCATCCCTTGCTTGTCGGTGATGGGGATTTGCCGTACTTGGGCCCATGCTCTTTTATACTGTTATGAAACCGCTGGTGCAGGTAGCACTGCGCGTGTTTTTTCGTAAGCTCGAAGTTCGTAATCCACAGCGGCTGCAAATGCCGGGGCCGCTGCTGATTACCGGCAACCACCCCAACACGCTGATGGATCCTTTGGTGGTGGCCGTAAACCGCCGGGAGCCCATTGCCTTTCTGGCCAAGAGCACCTTCTTTCAAAACCCCATCCTGCGCCGCATTATGGAGTCCGGCAACTCGATTCCCATTTACCGCCGGCAGGATGCCGAAACCGGGGAAGGCGGCGCCAGTCTGGAGGAAATAGCGGCCCGCAACGAGGCCTCCTTTGGCCGCTGCTTTGATTATTTGGGCCAGGGCGGCACAGTGATGATTTTTCCGGAGGGCACCAGCGTATCAGAGCGTAAGCTGCGGCCATTGAAAACCGGCGCGGCGCGCATTGCCCTGGGTACGGAAGCCCGCTATAATTTTCAGCTGGGGCTGCACGTGCTACCGCTGGGTATTAATTATTTCGATCCGACCCGGTTTCGCTCCGATGTCTTTATCAATGTGGCCCCGCCTATCCGGGTAGCCGATTATGCCGCGGCCTACCAGCAGGACCCCGAAGCAGCGGCCGATTTGCTGACCGAGGAAATCCGCCGCCGCATGGAAGTGCGCCTCGTGATTACCCGCGACGCCGCCGAGGACGAGCTGGCCCGGCAGGTAGAGCGCACCTTCGGCGACCATCTCAACCCCGATGACGACCCCACCACGCTCTACGACAACTTCCAGCTGAGCCGCACGCTGCAGCAGGCCATTCTCTACTTCGAGCAGCACGCCCCCGCCCACCTCACGGAAGTGCGCCGGCAGCTGACCACGTATCTGGCCCAACTACATAAATTCCGGCTCACCGATGAAGCGCTGGAAGCTGGTCAGCAGAAAACCGGCACCCGCTTTTCCCGCGCCGTTAGCACTGCCTCGCGCCTTATTCTGGGGCTGCCGCTGTATGTGTACGGCGTTATCAACAACTACATTCCCTACATTATACCTTCCCTGATTGCCCGCAAAGCCACGACAGACATTGCCTTTCTGGCGCCCATTATGCTGGTCACGGGCATGCTTACCTTCAGCCTGGGGTATGTGGCCCAAACGGCGCTGGTGCACCATTTCACGCAGGACTGGCGCTGGACCACCCTCTACGCTCTGAGCCTGGCCCCGGCGGGCTTTTTTGCCCTCAACTACTGGGGCAACCTGGAAGGCCGGCTGCGGCGCTTGCGTACCCTGCAGCTTTTCCGGCAGCAGCGGCCTGCCATGGAAGCGCTACTACAGCAGCGCACCCTTATTCTACAGCTGCTGAACGAAGCCCGGGTGGCCTATCTGGCCGCCAAAGCCGGCAAGAAAGGCGAGGCGGCTATCGACTGATTTTGGCGCCCAGCCCCAACGTCAGGATTTCCGCCGGGCTTAGTGTCTTGTTGGACAGCATGCTCACCAGATACAGGTCATTGGTGCTGAGCTCAGCATAGGCGCTGGTGCGCCGGAAGCCCTGCGCTGCCGGGGCCACATACGTAAGGCGCGGCCCCAAAAAGGCCCCCACCCGCACCGCCGAGGACCACCAGTAATACCCCCTGGTGGGGTAGCGGCCGGTAGACTGGCTGGTAAGAAAAAAGCGCCGGCCCAGCGTGTAGTTCACCATGCCGCCTACCGTAACAGGACTTACCTGCAGGTGCTGCCCCAGCTTAGGAGAGAAGGGGATATAAGTGGTTTTGAGGGTGATAATACCCAGCGCCCGCCCCCCGGCCACCCGCCGCGGTACATAACCTACCAGTACCTCGGGCTCCAGCCGCTGCCGGGCCAGCCGGTAGCCGCCGCCTACCGCCACTGTGCCAATGCCACCGCCTACCTGCACCGTCAGAAAAAATGGGCCTGCGCCGGGCATAGGCTTCTGGGCCTGGGCCAGCAGGGGAAACAGGGCGGCCACCAGGGCCCCGGCTTTAGCGCACCTTAGCATAGCTGACGGTTTCCAGGCGGAAGTAGCGCTGCCCCCACAGCGTCAGAATATGGTAGCGCCGCTTCCGCAGGTTATAAGCCGTAAGGTAGGTAAGCCCATCGTGAAAGGGCTGCCCGGCCGTGAAACGGTGAATGTGCGCGCCTAGGTGCAGGGTTACTTTAGGATGGCGGCCCAGCAGCTGCGTGTAGGGTTGCACCAGTTTGGGGTCGAAGTCAGCATCGTTGGGGGGGACGTGGCAGAGGATGACGGTTCGGGCAATGCCGGCGGTATCGGCCAGCTGCTGCTCCAGCCAGTCAAGGTCGGGCACGCGGCCGTTAAAGCCGTACTCGCGGCCATTGGTATCCAGGCAGATAAAGCGCGTGCCCTGGTACACAAAGGAGTAGTTCAGGGGGCCAAAGTGCGCCTGGTAGGCGGCGCGGCCGTTGCCCAGCTCATCATGGTTGCCGATGACAGTGAGGTAGGGCACGCGCAGCTTTTGCAGGCGGCGGTGCACCCAGTGCATTTCGCGCCCCAGCCCGAAATCAGAAATATCCCCGGCAATAGTCACAAAATCGATGCGCGGCTGCTGGTTTACGCTGGCCACGAAGTCCGCCGTTTCATCATAAAACCGCTGGGTGTCGCCTACCAAGACAAAGCGTACCGTGTCGCCGTGGTGGGTAGGGGGCTGCGCGGCCAGCCGGGCTAAGTTGCGGCTGGTCTGGTGCTGCTCGGCGGCCGGTGCGTAGGCCTGGTTGGGGCTGGATTCCAGCAGGCTGCACCCCATCAGCCAGCTGCCCGCCATCAACGCTCCACCCACACGTCTTATATGTTGACTGCTGCTGCGCATAGCTTTAGCCCGGTATGTTGCCGGCGCGGGATAAAAGCCGACAAAACTCCTGAAATCACTGCCGGTTTGCCGGGTTGTTCGGCTTGTTATAGATTCATTTTCAGACCGATAGCCAACGTCAGAAGCTGGGACGGTCGCAGGCTATGGCGGTTGGTGAGGTAGCTGTGCAGGTATAAGTCATTCGAGCCCACCTCATAATAAAAAGCTAGGGAGCGGCTATGGTCGGGTGAGGTGGGCCAGGCCGTATAGGCAATGCTGCTGCCCAGCAACGGGCCGTAGCGCAGCGTGCGCGAAAACCAGTAGTAGTCATCGGGGTACTGGTTGGGCTCGCCGGGGTTTTGCAGCCCGTGGGTGTAGCTGCCATAGGCGCCCACCGTCAGGGGCGTCAGCTGCCAGTCCGCCCCCAGCGGCAGGCGTACCGGCGAGTAAGACGCTTTCAGCGTGACAATAGTGAGCTCAGTGCCGGCGTGTTGTTTCGGTACGTAGCCCACCAAAATATCCGTGCTCAGCCGCTGGCGCCAGTAGCTGTAGCCGGCGCCCACGGCCACCATGCCAATGCCGCCCCCGGTTTGCAGCATCAAATGGCGCGGGTGATACCAGTGCTTGGCCGCAGGCGCGGCTGCCGAATCGGGGGGCAGGGGCGGGGTGGCCAAGGCGGTCAGCGGCAAGGCCAGCAGCAAAAACAGGAACAGCATCCGCATCAGAAAGCAATGGTTTGGAGGCGGAACTGCTTCTGGCCCCACACCGTGAGCACTACATACTGGCGTTTCTCAAAGGCAAAGGAGTTGATATAGGTCACGCCATCATCAAAGGGCTGGCCGATGTGAAAATCGTGGCGGTGGCCGTTCAGCTCAAATACCAGCCGCGGGGCATTGCGCAGCGCGGCGGTGTAAGCCGGGCGCAGGGCCGGGTCAAAGTCGGGGTCTTCCGGGGGCACGTGCGACATCACCACCTGGCGCTGTACGCCCACGGTATCGGCCAGCTGCTGCTCCACCCAAGGCACGTCCGGAATGCGGCCGTTGAAGTTGTACTCGCGCCCGTTGGTATCCGTCATGATAAAGCGGGTGCCGGCGTAGGTAAACGTGTAGTTCAGGGGCCCGAATATTTCCTGATACGCGGCGCGGCCGTTGGCTACCTGGTCGTGGTTGCCGATGACGGTGAGGTAGGGCACACTTAGCTTACTCAGCTTTTCATTTACCCAGCGCATTTCGCGGTTCAGGCCGAAATCAGAAATATCCCCGGCCACTACCACAAAGGAAATGCCCTGCTGTTGGTTTACGCTTTGTACAAAAGCATCGGCCTGCTCATAAAACCGCTGGGAGTCGCCGGTGAATACAAACCGCAGCGTGTCGCCGGGCGGCAGGGTCTGCTGCTCCAGGCGGGCCAGATTTTTGCGCGTGAGGTGGCTTTCTTCGGCCGGAGCCCGGTGGTCGTTGGGACTGAACTCCACCCACTCGCAGCCGGCCAGAGAAAGGAGCAGGGTACCCAGAAGAAATCGAATAGAAAAAGAAGAGAAGAAAGATGTCATAACTGCGCCTCAAGAGCCAAAACACAAGCGCTACCCGCCCCCGCTGATAACCAGCCCCGGACTTATACGAACAACTGCCGGGGTGGGTAGTTTGCCGGCCCGGTTAATTGTGGAAAGTGCTTTGGCCGCGGCTTTCGGTGCTGCGGTTAAAAGGTGTTTCTTGCCAAACTTTTTTGCGCCGCCGCGCATTCTTCTTATTTCCCCCTGAGCTTACCCGAATGGCCAAACTGAAGACCCTTTATTTCTGCCAGAACTGCGGGGCGCAATCCGTGAAGTGGATTGGCCGCTGCCCTTCCTGCGGGGAGTGGAATACCTACGTGGAGGAAGTGGTGCAGAAGGAAGACACCCAGGCCGCCGGCTCCTGGAAAACGCCGGCCGCTGCCAGCACCACCAAAGTGTCTAAGCCGCGCCCCGTCAGTGAGATACACTATGAAGAAGAGCCCCGCATCATCACCCACGATGGCGAGCTGAACCGCGTGCTGGGCGGGGGCCTGGTACCTGGGTCCCTGGTGCTGATTGGGGGCGAGCCGGGCATCGGCAAAAGCACGCTCATGCTGCAGATTGCCATGCAGCTGCGCCAGCTGAAGGTGCTGTATGTGTCGGGTGAGGAAAGTGAGCAGCAGATCAAGATGCGCGCCGAGCGTCTCATTGGTGAGCAGCACCCGGGCTGCTACATTCTCACCGAAACCAATACCCAGAATATCTTCAAGCAGATAGACCAGCTGCAGCCCAACATCGTGGTCATCGACTCCATTCAAACCCTGCACTCGGGGCTGGTGGAATCGGGGGCGGGCTCCGTGAGCCAGGTGCGCGAGTGCACCCAGGAGCTGCTGAAGTATGCTAAGGAAACCGGCGTACCCGTGCTGCTCATCGGCCACATCACCAAAGACGGCTCCATTGCCGGTCCCAAAATTCTGGAGCACATGGTGGATACCGTGCTGCAGTTTGAGGGCGACCGGCACCTGAGCTACCGCATTCTGCGCACCATCAAAAACCGCTTCGGATCTACCTCAGAGTTGGGTATTTATGAGATGCAAGGCTCTGGTTTGCGGCAGGTGAGTAACCCCTCGGAAATTCTGCTTTCGCAGCGCACCGAAACGCTGAGCGGCATGGCTATTGGTGCCACGCTGGAAGGCAACCGCCCCTTGCTGGTAGAAGTGCAGGCCCTGGTTACGCCCGCCACCTACGGCACGCCCCAGCGCAGCAGCACCGGCTTTGATGCCAAACGCCTGCAGATGCTGCTGGCCGTGCTGGAAAAGCGCAGCGGCCTGCGCTTAGGTCAGCACGACGTATTCCTGAACATTGCCGGTGGCCTGCGCCTCGACGACCCGGCCCTGGACCTGGCCGTGTGCGCGGCCGTGGTTTCCTCGCTGAATGATATTCCGCTGTCCGGCGAAACCTGCCTAGCGGCCGAAGTGGGCCTGAGTGGGGAGATACGGGCCGTGAGCCGGCTGGATCAGCGCCTCTCCGAGGCCGAAAAGCTGGGGTTTGGCGAAATGTATATTTCGCAGTTTAATGCCCGGGGGCTCGATCTGGGGCGTTTTGGCATCCGGGTGCATCCGGTAGGCCGCCTGGATGAGGTGCTCAGTGGTTTGTTTGGCTAAAATCTGCGTAAACAGCCGCGTAGGCAGCCGGTTACGAAAAAAGTAACATTGCGGATTGGACTTTCTCAATCCAAATGCCTTATCTTCGGTATCTAAATTGACTTTTCCCGCGAAAAATCAGAGAATGAGGCATCTGGCCCCGGGCAGATTCGCGGATAAGTTCAGTTTAACCCTCCTTGTTGTAAGCGCCGTACTACCTCGATATACGTTCTAATGGCATTTTCCTTCCGCATAGCTGCTGGCTGTCTGATGGCTGCGCTTCTGGCGCCGCTGTCCGGCTGGGCGCAGGGCACCGTTTTACTTACCGGTAAAATCAGTAACCAGGACAGTGATACCATCGCCATTTCCGTGCGCGATAATCCCCTGCAGGCCAACGAGCAGCTGACCTACGCCCGCGTTGACAGCAAAGGCGAGTTCCGGCTGGCCCTGAAAGTAGACGGCCCTACCCGCGCCGACCTGGTGTACGGCGACGACGTAACGGCCCTGTTTGTGGAGCCGGGCAATGCTCTGGAAATCAAGTTTAAGGGCTCCGATATGGCGGGCTCCATCCGCTTTAAGGGCAAGGGGGCGGAAGCCAACACTTTCCTCTCGGAGATGGATGACAAGTTTGTGGAGAACGATGGTTTTCAGGTGCTGCCCGAAAATATCATGCTTTACGAGCCGGGATTTCTGAGCTTTCTGGATTATCGGCGGAAAGCTGAAGACAAGTTCCTGGCTGAAAATGAAGAGAGCCTTTCTCAGCCGTTCATCAACTACGTGAAGGCCGAAATTGCCTATACCTACGCCAACGACCGGCTGACTTTCCAGGACCTGCGCGAGCAGGTGGTAGCCACCGAGGGACGTCTGAAAATGTCGCCTACGTATTACGAATTCCTCAATGATAAAAGCCTGATCAACAACGCTTCTGCCCTGCAGAACGAAATGTATCAGGAGTTTCTGCTGAACTACGTTCACTACCAGGCGCAGAGCCAGAGCCACCAGCGCTCCGACCCTGATTTCTACCAGGTATGCTATGAGGTGGCCAAGGAGAATCTCAGTGGCAGTGTCCGGCCGCTGGTGCTGGGCCGCATTATGCAGGAGTCATTCCGCTTTGGGCACATCAAACTCTCGCAGGCCATGCTCAGCGACTTCCGCACCCAGCCGGAGTCCGGCAAGTACCTGCCCGCCCTGCAGGCCGACTTCGACGCGCACAAGTCCTTTTCCATTGGTGCCCAGGCCCCCGATTTCAAGCTGGTTACGGCCAAAGGCGACTCCGTCTCTCTGCGCAGCTTTGCCGGCAAGCTGGTGTACATCAACTTCTGGAAATCTACCAGCGGTTTGTGCCTGCGCGACCTGCCCTACGCACAGGATCTGGCCAAAAAGTTTGAAGGCAAGAACATTGTCTTCCTCAACATTGCCTTTGATGAGAACGAGCCCGCCTGGCGCCAGTTGGTGGTCAGCAAGAAGCTGCCGGGCGTGCACGTGCGCGCTTCCGGTGGTCTGCGTTCTGCCCTGGCCCGCGCCTACGCCTTGGACAACGTGCCCAGCTACATGCTGCTGGCCGAGGACGGTACCTTCCTGAATACCAAGCCCAAGCGCCTCAGCAGCCACGCGGCCGTAGAGGAAATCAAAGACTCCTTCGGCAAAGCGGCTCTGTATACCAGTACCGCCGAAATCAAGAGATAACGGTTGGTTAGCACCGACCCCGAAAACGCCTTCTGACTTTGTTGGAAGGCGTTTTTTGTTTAGTTGATGCTCAGGCTCTGGCCTCTAGTAACTTATGCCGGCGCACTGCCGGTTACGGTGTCCTTCTGCCGGCCGCACCGGTATAACCGGCCCGGAAAGACGCGCCCGGGGAACAACTTTCGCTTGCTTTTAGGGGTTAAGGTGCTGAAAATGGAGTGGCCGGCTTTGCGCTGCATTCCCGACCTTTATGCTTCTATGCGCTCCACCGTTCTTGATGGCCTGAATTTTCTGTCGAAGCTGACTCCGCGTCGCGCCCTGAATACGGCGCAGGTGGTAGGCGGCTATGCCCTGAGCAAGCTCACGGGCAAGGCCCGGCACTGGGGGCTGCCGCTGGCGCTTTCCTTCGAGCCCACCACCAGCTGCAACCTGCGCTGCCCGGAGTGCCCCAGCGGCCTGCGCTCCTTCACGCGCCCCACCGGCATGCTGCCCGATGACCTGTTCAAGCGCACCATTGATGAGGTAGCCTCCCGGCTCTGGTACCTAATTTTCTACTTTCAGGGCGAGCCCTACCTGCACCCGCACTTCTTGGAGCTGGTAAAATACGCCGCCGATAAAGGCATTTACACGGCCACCAGCACCAACGCCCACTACCTCAACGACCAGAATGCCCGCCGCACCGTGGAGTCAGGCCTCGACCGGCTGATTATCTCTCTTGATGGCACCACTCAGGAAGTGTACCAGCAATACCGGGTGGGCGGCAAGCTGGATAAGGTGCTGGAAGGCACCAAGAACATTATCAAGTGGCGGAAAGAGCTGAAATCGAGCACGCCGCGGGTGGTATTCCAATTTCTGGTAGTTCGTCCCAACGAGCATCAAATGGAAGATGCCAAAGCGCTGGCTAAAGACCTGGGCGTGGATGATGTGTGGTTTAAAACCGCCCAGATTTATGACTACGCCCAGGGCTCCCCGCTCATCCCCACCATTGACTACTATTCCCGCTACGAGAACAACAACGGCACCTGGAGCATCAAGAACAAGCTGCTGAACCACTGCTGGAAGATGTGGCACAGCTGCGTGATTACCTGGGACGGCCTGGTGGTGCCCTGCTGCTTTGATAAGGACGCCGAATACCGCCTCGGCGACCTGCAGCAGCAAACCTTCCGCGGGCTGTGGCACGGCCCCAAGTATCAGCAGTTCCGCGCCTCATTGTTAAAGGGTCGCGACCAGATTGACATGTGCCGCAACTGCACTGAAGGCACCCGCGTGTGGGGTTAAGGCCACGGGCCGGCTGCCACTTTTTGCTGCACAGCTTCGTATGTGGGCGGGTAGAACTGTCTGAACCACCGTATGCTTGAAGTAGATAAGGCTTTTTCCCTCTTAGGGACAAAGCTGCATTCCTGGCTTCGCCAGGCCATTATGCTGTTGCCCAATGTGCTGATTGGGGCCGTTGTTTTAGTTATCACCTTTTTTGTAGCGCGGCTGGTGCGCCGGCTGATAGCCGATGTGCTACGGCGGGTTTCGCACAGCGAGGCCATCAACGATTTAGTATCAGCGGTAGCCTACCTGGTAACGCTGCTGCTGGGTGTATTCTTTGTGCTGGGTATTCTGAACCTGGATAAGACCGTCACCTCGCTGCTGGCGGGTGTCGGGATTATTGGCCTGGCCCTGGGCTTTGCCTTTCAGGATATTGCCGCCAACTTCATTGCCGGGATTATCATTGCCATTCAGCGGCCCTTTAATGTGGGGGATATGGTGCAGACCACCACGTTTTTTGGGGTGGTGGAGCGCATCAGCCTGCGCACTGTGGAAATCCGGCAGGTAACGGGCGAGCTGGTGCGCGTGCCCAACAAAAGCGTGTTCGAAAACGCCCTGATTAATTTCTCCGCCAACCGCTTCCGGCGCGTGGATGTGGATGGCGGCGTCCGCCACGACTCCGACCTGGAACATGTGCGGCAGGTAGCTCTGGAAACCATTGCTCAGCTGCCTAATCTGGCGCCTGACAAGCCGGTGCAGCTCATGTTCACGGCTTTTACCAACGATGCCGTCACCTTTCAGCTGCGCTTCTGGATTCTGCACTCCAAGCAGATTGAATATGTAGGGGCCAAAAGCGACGCTATTATTGCCCTGAAGCGGGCCTTTGATGAGGCCGATATTTCCCTGGCCGGGCCCGACAGCAGCTCAACGGCCGCCTCCAAAGAAAAGAAAACCGCCCAGCAGTAAAACCAAAGTAGCGCGAAGCTCCGGCTTCGCGTACGAGCGCAGCGAGTTCTAATGTCAGCAGACGCCGGCTACTCGCTCTGCTCGTACGCGAAGCCGGAGCTTCGCGCTACTTGTTTAGTAAACCCAGGGATACAGGTCCGGGGGCGTGTGCTCGTCGGCTTGGATAGGCAGCGGGTGCAGGGCTTTGGTCTTATCCAAGAACAGAAAGGCGTCGTAGCGCTCCGGCAGGATGGAGGGCACGTAGTTGCCAAACCGCTCAAACTGCGGGCGGTACACCACGCCAATGGCCCGGTGGCCAATGGGCTGCTGCAGAATAGGCAGCGGGCTTAGCTCCTTCGATAACAGCAGGCCATTTTCGCCGTGGAGCTGTTGGTGCAGGATGTTTTCCCAGGAGCCCGCCGGAGCTTCCGGCACGGGCATTTTTTCCGGAGTAGCGCCCCACTTCTTGCCCGCTACCACGGAGCCTTGGTAAGAGCCGAAGCCGACGGCAAATACCTTGTCGCGGCCGTACTTCTCGCGGGCCAGCTGGCCTACGTTCACGGAGCCGTCGCGGGGCATATCGGTGTAGCGCGCATCGCCAATGTGGGTGT carries:
- a CDS encoding mechanosensitive ion channel family protein; the protein is MLEVDKAFSLLGTKLHSWLRQAIMLLPNVLIGAVVLVITFFVARLVRRLIADVLRRVSHSEAINDLVSAVAYLVTLLLGVFFVLGILNLDKTVTSLLAGVGIIGLALGFAFQDIAANFIAGIIIAIQRPFNVGDMVQTTTFFGVVERISLRTVEIRQVTGELVRVPNKSVFENALINFSANRFRRVDVDGGVRHDSDLEHVRQVALETIAQLPNLAPDKPVQLMFTAFTNDAVTFQLRFWILHSKQIEYVGAKSDAIIALKRAFDEADISLAGPDSSSTAASKEKKTAQQ
- a CDS encoding SPASM domain-containing protein — encoded protein: MRSTVLDGLNFLSKLTPRRALNTAQVVGGYALSKLTGKARHWGLPLALSFEPTTSCNLRCPECPSGLRSFTRPTGMLPDDLFKRTIDEVASRLWYLIFYFQGEPYLHPHFLELVKYAADKGIYTATSTNAHYLNDQNARRTVESGLDRLIISLDGTTQEVYQQYRVGGKLDKVLEGTKNIIKWRKELKSSTPRVVFQFLVVRPNEHQMEDAKALAKDLGVDDVWFKTAQIYDYAQGSPLIPTIDYYSRYENNNGTWSIKNKLLNHCWKMWHSCVITWDGLVVPCCFDKDAEYRLGDLQQQTFRGLWHGPKYQQFRASLLKGRDQIDMCRNCTEGTRVWG